AATGCTTGGAATCAAACACCATGTATTTCTAAAGAAAAGTATTTAATagatccatattcatatttatttggtagttaaaaatttatataataggTTAATGAactttacattttaaaaatttaggaataaataatttttaaaaaaatttatagttAGTAAATTTTAGAAATTGGACGAATTTAGAAGAATCAGGTAAATCATGATAAGAATACTCAAAAATACTTTAGGAATTAGAATTTCCTTACCTTTCATATATTTTGTCATCAATACCTATTtgacaaaaataacaaatttctCTAGAAACACTGAggcaacttttttttttttttttcctttttgacaTCCAAAAACAAGAGGAAAAAGACTAAAGGTAAGAAAAATACTGAATAAGAGTCTTCCAATTGTTTAAGAACATGGAGAGACCACAATTACAAAAGAATTCGGTATAATTTGTACACTACCAAGAGGTGGATGAATACTGAGGCAACTAGAGAATAAAAGATTCAAGAAGCCTGTGGAAAAGAGAACAAAAAGATGAATTAGCTTGAACACCATTGATGAATTGACTATTGAAAATGTTTCCATTTCATGAACGTAACAAAAAGGATAGCCCAAAATGATAATGAAATTGAGACAAAAAGAAACCTCTTCAAAGCATTTGGAATAGGGAAGCAGCCTTACAAGAATCATAGAACTTGACAGCTTCGGCTACATTTTTAACTCCCTCAAGCTAATAGAAACAGTTGATCGGCTGGCCTTATAGACGTGTAAACCTTTGGCAAATGTTAACAAAACGAACTCCGGTTCACTTTATAAACAATGGCATTTCATCAAAGCCCATCTAAACGAGGTTAGCTCTCTTTAGGAACCTTATTGATCTGCAATAATATGGCCATACTAATTCTAAAAAATCGAGGTACCTCTCCATAATCCATTCTTGCATAAATTGGAACTTTCTTCTCGACAACTCTTTATAATGGAGGCTCCTAATATTCACTAAAGGTTGCCAGACCCGAGCTCGTACCACCTCTTTAAGTCTCCCATGGGAAACATAGCCACAGACTAGCTTGAAATAACAGAGAAAGTTTTTCATCAAATATGCAGTTCGCTTGAAGCTCAAGATTGAGAGACAACACAACCAGTGAAACATCTTGATGTAGAAAGCTACAATGAATGGCCCAAACACCCACAAAGGCATCAGTTCTTTTGAAACCTGGGCTCCATAAAAGATTTTGATTGTCAGATACAAGGGAATACTGCAGATTAATAGATTATAAAGAACAATTAGAAAGAATCCTCAATTGGTAGGATTATTTTTAACATTAAGATAACTGCAAACAAGAGGATAGCTTTAACGATGAAGACCAGAAAGCGAGTGCTTCTTCGCATTTTTTGTTGAGCACAAAAATAGTTATTTATGCTATGATCATTAACATAACTTGATATTGGCCATTTCATCCAGGTTTTTTGTTTAACTCATTGTTCTTATGagggaaaagataaaaaaaaggaGTAATGCGCAAAGAATTTAGTACTTACAACATCAACAGAGGGATTTTAATCATGGGATCCAGTCTGAGAAGGTAGGGCCAAAATGCTTCTAGTCTTTCATGACTTCTCATATTATGAGACTCGTTCAGAGTTGCTGATTTCTCCCTCAACGACACCGTTCCCAAAATCCCATCCACTTCTTCACTTACTTGTTGAGTACATAAAATTGTCGGCCATTTACTGAATAACTTATTAATAAACAAGTGCAGTGCAATCCAATTGACTATTCCAAATGTATAAGATAATACAACAATATTTGCTTTCAAAGTAACTTTTGATGAAACATGACCATCTTCTCTTGTATCCTTTGGTACTTCAGACAGTTCTCCATCCCTAGGTTCATCATTTAGAACACTGTTTTTGAAGGCTGATATTCTCACAAGCTTAAATTTTGATCTAGATCTGGACGAAGTCCCTACACTGGAATTAAGATCAATAAGTACATCTACACAAGGGGTTCAGAAGTTCTTCGATCAAGGACAAAGTTTAAATGGG
The sequence above is drawn from the Cucumis melo cultivar AY chromosome 2, USDA_Cmelo_AY_1.0, whole genome shotgun sequence genome and encodes:
- the LOC103502398 gene encoding uncharacterized protein LOC103502398 isoform X2, with amino-acid sequence MDSTALGSVTVTTSSSLLSWSQRMKLKQCIETSNFLGKADRCMLLKQKIQLSVGTSSRSRSKFKLVRISAFKNSVLNDEPRDGELSEVPKDTREDGHVSSKVTLKANIVVLSYTFGIVNWIALHLFINKLFSKWPTILCTQQVSEEVDGILGTVSLREKSATLNESHNMRSHERLEAFWPYLLRLDPMIKIPLLMLFQKN
- the LOC103502398 gene encoding uncharacterized protein LOC103502398 isoform X1, whose protein sequence is MDSTALGSVTVTTSSSLLSWSQRMKLKQCIETSNFLGKADRCMLLKQKIQLSVGTSSRSRSKFKLVRISAFKNSVLNDEPRDGELSEVPKDTREDGHVSSKVTLKANIVVLSYTFGIVNWIALHLFINKLFSKWPTILCTQQVSEEVDGILGTVSLREKSATLNESHNMRSHERLEAFWPYLLRLDPMIKIPLLMFIPLYLTIKIFYGAQVSKELMPLWVFGPFIVAFYIKMFHWLCCLSILSFKRTAYLMKNFLCYFKLVCGYVSHGRLKEVVRARVWQPLVNIRSLHYKELSRRKFQFMQEWIMERYLDFLELVWPYYCRSIRFLKRANLV